The stretch of DNA GTTTTTACCTGAACAGGTTCAGCGATCTGAATGAACTGAGGAAGGCGATAGAGGACTATATCCATTACTATAACAACGAGCGGATCAGTCTGAAATTAAAAGGCCTGAGTCCGGTAGAATACCGAACCCAGACCCCGATAGCCGCTTAACATGAACTGTCCAACTTTATGGGGTCAGTCCAAATGCGGGCTTTTTTTCGCATATTGCAGGCCTCCCATCGCTATTTTTTACGCTGGAATTTCTCAGGTAACGGCGGCACCGGACGGCGGTCGTCAATCAAATGAAGCATGGTCAGAATCGGATGATGAAACAGCATTCGTGGGCCAGCCCAGCGCATCACCTGCTTCATCTCTTCACGTTTTGCAGGCTGATAGCAGTGGATTGGGCAATGCTTGCAGGCGGGTTTTTCTTCGCCAAAGGCGCAGCGTTCCAGCCTTTTGGCGGCATACTCATAAAGCCGCTGGTAGTGGCCTGGCCCGGCGCTGGCGGAGGGATTCTGGCGCTCATAGAGAGTGAGCATTTTAGCGATGGTTTGCTTCTCGCGCTGAAGACGTTTTCCGGACATGGGCAGTACCTGATTGACCGGTAAATCGCACGGCCAATGATTGTCGATAAGATGCAATAATAATACACCTTATCGACAGCGGGCCGAAGGGAGAATTGGGGTTAGAGGTCGCGGAAGGTGCCCAGACGGTAGCCTCGTTCGGCAAGAGCGTACTTCAGCGCCGCAGAAGTCAGCACCTCCAACTCCGCCAGACGCGGGTAGCAGTAGTTGCTTTTCAGCAGCGTATTATCCACAAATGACGGGTGGCACATCACCTCAAGCGAGGCTTCCTGGCGCTGCGCGGAAGCATCCACGCTCTCCAGCAGCAGGCTTGCAGATATCGCATCACCGTAAAACTCGCTGGTAAACCCTTGGGTAGAACGCACGCCGGTCAGCGAAATGTTGTCCCGGGCAGCGGCATCGCGATCCACGCGTAGCGGGATCCCTTTCGCCTTAGCAAACGCGGCCACGATAGGGAAAATTTCCGGGATCATGTGCACGTGATGGTGGCTATCAAGGTGGGTTGGCTCAATGCCAAAAATATCAATAAAGCGCTGATACTGGCTTTCAAGCTCGCGCCCGATCTCGTCCAGGTCCAGCCGACCCTGTTCCGCCATTTCCCAGATCCCTTTGCCCAGCACGCCGGTCCCACGAGTCAGCACCGGCATCCCGGTCAGCGGCTGGCCAAGCGTCAACACGAAGTGCATGCCTACGCCCAGACCCGGATAACGAGCGCACAGCCCGGCGGCGTGTTTAATGGCTTCGGCATTAACCAGCGCGGTGGTCGACGTCACCACACCGTGGTGAAACGCTTCGATAATGCCGTAGTTTTGCGCCTTGCTCAGGCCAAAGTCATCGGCATTAATAATCAGTAAGCGGTCCATAGCATCCCTCTTGAGTGGCCCTCCCCGTCCGGGGAGGGCAAGACATTAAGCCAGTTTTTCGATGGCTTTGGCAAAGTTTGGCAGATACGCTTTATGGGCAAGCAGCATCTCTTTGGCAATCACCTCAGCATCCTTGTCGGAATGGATAAGCGGGCTCAGGTTCAGCGCCAGCAGCACATCGTTAAATTCACCGCTCAGCGCGGCCTGGCTCGCGGCCACTTCGAAGCCTTTGATGGTGTGGATAAGCCCCATCACTTTCTCGTCAAAATGGGTCACACGCGGGTGCGGTCTGGCACCATCGCGACCGATGATGCTGGTCGTCTCGATTGCCCAGTCGGCCGGAATGTTGTCCACGTGGCCGTGGTGCGGAATATTCACATAGTGCTCGGTCTGCTTATCATTGTAGATAGCGCTGATCACTTCGCACGCCGCGTCAGAGTAGTAAGCCCCGCCGCGCAACTCCAGCTCTTTCGGCTTCACGTCAAGATTCGGGTCTTTGTACAGCTCAAACAGCTGTTTTTCGACCTTCTGTACCACGGAGGCGCGCGCCCCGCCCTTGTAGAACTCGCCCATTTCGATAGCCAGCATCTCTTTCTGCTTGAAGTAGTACAGCAGGTAGGAGCACGGCAGCAGGTTCAGGGAACGAATCAGCCCTTCGCTAAACGGCATATCGAAGATGTTTTTCACCGAGTTCGCGCTCAGCTTGCCGCTGGCTACGCCGTCCAGCAGTTCGGCAAAGCGAGATTCACCGTTCACCAGCACGTCTTTAATGAACACCATGTGGTTCAGGCCGAAGAGATCGATGCCCAGGTCATCTTCCGGGGTCAGCTTCAGGACGTCGGTAATAAACATCTTCATGCCAACAGGAATGTTGCACACGCCGATGAATTTTTTGAAGTTGGTATGGCGGAATACCGCCTCGGTCACCATACCGGCCGGGTTGGTGAAGTTGATAACCCACGCATCCGGGCAGATTTCCTGCACGTCTTTGATGATGTCGAAAATGACCGGAATGGTACGCAGCCCTTTGAACAGGCCGCCCGCACCGTTGGTTTCCTGGCCGAGATAGCCGTGGCTCAGCGGAATACGCTCATCCAGCTCACGCGCTTTCAGCTGGCCAACGCGCAGCTGGGTGGTCACGAAATCTGCATCTTTCAGCGCTTCGCGGCGGTCGAGGCTCTTGTGTACCGTCATCGGCACACCGGCGTGCTCAATCATGCGCTGGCAAAGATTGAAAATAATATCCTGCTTCTCTTTCCCGGCTTCGACATCCACCAGCCAAAGTTCGGTGATCGGTAATTCGTGGTAGCGCTTAATAAAGCCTTCGAGTAATTCTGGGGTATAGCTGCTGCCGCCACCGATAGTAACAACTTTTAATTTCTTAGTCATATAGGCTCCCGTACGGCGCCTGGCGCCGTATTTAGAAAATTGAATAAGTTAATAAAAACTCAATATTGACAGTGGTAGTTAATCAGCACCTTAATTAATGCTGTACAATTTCTTCCGATAACTGTTTGGCGTGAAAGAAGTCACTTTCTTAAAGTTCTTAATAAACATGCTGGGGCTGCTATAACCGGATTCGAAGGCAATATCGGTTACCGAAGCGTTAGTGATTTCCAGCTGTTTCTTGGCAAAATTGATGCGGATTTCATTAATAATCTGCATCGGCGTCTTGCCATAATAGCGCTGCGTGGCGCGCGTTAAATATTCCTGCGACTTACCCGAAAGCGCGACCATGTTTAATAAGGCCTTATCGCCAAAGCGCATTTTGTCATGCATCCCTTCAACGGTGGATTTTAACCACAGCGGAATATCATCCTGATTTTCCGACTCACGATAATGGCGCAGTCGATTCACGACATAAAAGCTCACCATTTCGAGAAACTCGTTAAATTCCCCTTCGCGGAAATTAAACGAGGCAATCACCGACTCCATAAACGTCAGGAATTCATCCTTAATCTGATACACCTGAGAGGCCACCAGATGGGACGGCAGCAGCGGCATATAATGCTGCTCAAAGAACTGCTGGCTGATACCTACGTTAAACAACCGGGTCGCACCAAACTCGTAAAAACTCTGATGGTGGGAACCGACGGGAATAAAGACAAAATCGCCTCGCTCCATCAGCACACGCTTACCGTTAATTTCCTGGTAATAGCGCCCGGTCAAAACAATGGTAAATTCGTAGTAGTCATGCTGATGCAGCCCGCTCACGCTCTCTTCTTTGGTGTAGATAAACGCATGGAAACACTTGCCGTTAAACAGCTGGCTTTCACGAACAATGTTGATTTCCATATTGTCTATCTCTGGCTGCATATGCTGACCTGCTACTTGTCCATTTTCTCGTGTAATTCAATCAGCTCGGTCACCAGCTCGCGAGCCAGCATCGAGGTCATCAGGTGGTCCTGAGCGTGTACCAGCACCAGGCTGACTTTGGTTTTGCCTTCGCCCTGGTCGCCTTCAATCAGCTTAGTCTGCACCAGATGCGCTTCGTTCAGCGCGGTCCGGGACTGATCCATCATCTCTTTAGCCCCGGCGAAGTCACCCTGCTTGGCCTTTTTCAGCGCACCGTAAGCCAGGCTACGGGCCTGTCCAGAGTTGATGATTAAGCCCATCACCACTTCTTCGAGATCGTCCACTTCTACTTCAGTTTCAACGACGTTGTCTAAATCAAACATAATATTGCTCCCCGGATTCTGAAAATGGGGGAGGCATTCCCTCCCCCTTTGAACTTAGAATTTCAATGCGTTAGCGATATCTTCTTCGCTTTCTTCTTCTTCAATAACCGCCTGTGCCTTGTTGGACAGGATAACGAACGGCATGTACACCAGCGTGGCGACACCCAGGTTGAACAACGCCACCAGCAGAGCAGCGACGCTGCCGTTACTGTTGAAGAAGGCGCCCAGGCCGGTAGGCATGGTCCACGGAGCCAGGTTGGTGACCGGCGGGATAATACCCATGGAGTACG from Cedecea neteri encodes:
- a CDS encoding nitrous oxide-stimulated promoter family protein, with product MSGKRLQREKQTIAKMLTLYERQNPSASAGPGHYQRLYEYAAKRLERCAFGEEKPACKHCPIHCYQPAKREEMKQVMRWAGPRMLFHHPILTMLHLIDDRRPVPPLPEKFQRKK
- the chbG gene encoding chitin disaccharide deacetylase codes for the protein MDRLLIINADDFGLSKAQNYGIIEAFHHGVVTSTTALVNAEAIKHAAGLCARYPGLGVGMHFVLTLGQPLTGMPVLTRGTGVLGKGIWEMAEQGRLDLDEIGRELESQYQRFIDIFGIEPTHLDSHHHVHMIPEIFPIVAAFAKAKGIPLRVDRDAAARDNISLTGVRSTQGFTSEFYGDAISASLLLESVDASAQRQEASLEVMCHPSFVDNTLLKSNYCYPRLAELEVLTSAALKYALAERGYRLGTFRDL
- a CDS encoding 6-phospho-beta-glucosidase is translated as MTKKLKVVTIGGGSSYTPELLEGFIKRYHELPITELWLVDVEAGKEKQDIIFNLCQRMIEHAGVPMTVHKSLDRREALKDADFVTTQLRVGQLKARELDERIPLSHGYLGQETNGAGGLFKGLRTIPVIFDIIKDVQEICPDAWVINFTNPAGMVTEAVFRHTNFKKFIGVCNIPVGMKMFITDVLKLTPEDDLGIDLFGLNHMVFIKDVLVNGESRFAELLDGVASGKLSANSVKNIFDMPFSEGLIRSLNLLPCSYLLYYFKQKEMLAIEMGEFYKGGARASVVQKVEKQLFELYKDPNLDVKPKELELRGGAYYSDAACEVISAIYNDKQTEHYVNIPHHGHVDNIPADWAIETTSIIGRDGARPHPRVTHFDEKVMGLIHTIKGFEVAASQAALSGEFNDVLLALNLSPLIHSDKDAEVIAKEMLLAHKAYLPNFAKAIEKLA
- the chbR gene encoding transcriptional regulator ChbR encodes the protein MQPEIDNMEINIVRESQLFNGKCFHAFIYTKEESVSGLHQHDYYEFTIVLTGRYYQEINGKRVLMERGDFVFIPVGSHHQSFYEFGATRLFNVGISQQFFEQHYMPLLPSHLVASQVYQIKDEFLTFMESVIASFNFREGEFNEFLEMVSFYVVNRLRHYRESENQDDIPLWLKSTVEGMHDKMRFGDKALLNMVALSGKSQEYLTRATQRYYGKTPMQIINEIRINFAKKQLEITNASVTDIAFESGYSSPSMFIKNFKKVTSFTPNSYRKKLYSIN
- the chbA gene encoding PTS N,N'-diacetylchitobiose transporter subunit IIA → MFDLDNVVETEVEVDDLEEVVMGLIINSGQARSLAYGALKKAKQGDFAGAKEMMDQSRTALNEAHLVQTKLIEGDQGEGKTKVSLVLVHAQDHLMTSMLARELVTELIELHEKMDK